One Brevibacillus choshinensis genomic window carries:
- a CDS encoding DUF1360 domain-containing protein, whose protein sequence is MFDLTWIDLTILVLACFRLTHLIVFDEITAFLRDPFISVTYETDASGQLVRQVDFKGGAIRSWIGRLLSCYWCVGIWVALAIVLLYLYVPAAYPIILLLAIAGAAAVIETRLYMG, encoded by the coding sequence ATGTTTGACCTCACATGGATTGACTTGACCATACTGGTGCTGGCTTGCTTCCGTCTCACCCATTTGATCGTGTTTGACGAAATTACAGCCTTCCTGCGCGATCCCTTTATTTCGGTGACGTATGAGACAGATGCATCCGGGCAGCTAGTGCGTCAAGTTGATTTTAAAGGAGGAGCAATTCGCAGCTGGATCGGCAGGCTGCTCAGTTGTTATTGGTGCGTGGGTATATGGGTGGCATTGGCCATCGTCCTCTTGTATTTGTATGTACCGGCCGCGTATCCGATCATCCTTTTGCTCGCGATCGCAGGAGCAGCGGCCGTCATCGAAACCAGACTGTACATGGGCTGA
- a CDS encoding glycosyltransferase family 2 protein, with protein MSVQQTPLVSIIIPVKNEGDNVRSTITSLFNSRTNVAYEVIVVDDASTDHCCHFLTQPPHSPQITLVTTEGIGAAAARNLGADKARGSYFIFCDAHLTFENFWIDRMMELILTKKADGVAPGIASMTEPHKIGYGQSLDQRLGVKWNPNPHKPSPVAILPGGCFLVSKEVFQKVGGFDRGFRVWGFEDIEFSIKMWLFGYTCMVQPSVKILHLFRQSHPYTVVHEHVYYNMLRMAYSHFSESRIAATKKLIVYAKASEIDDDVLTHGAAAQRIRYLAQRKFDDSWFFQRFHIPF; from the coding sequence ATGTCTGTCCAACAAACACCGCTAGTCTCCATCATCATTCCGGTGAAAAATGAGGGAGACAACGTGCGCTCCACGATAACTTCCCTTTTCAATAGCAGAACCAATGTTGCCTATGAAGTCATCGTGGTCGATGATGCCTCTACTGATCACTGCTGTCATTTCCTGACCCAGCCGCCGCATTCTCCGCAAATCACACTCGTGACAACGGAGGGAATCGGCGCAGCAGCGGCACGGAATCTCGGCGCGGATAAAGCAAGAGGCTCGTACTTCATTTTTTGCGATGCTCATTTGACTTTCGAAAACTTTTGGATTGACCGCATGATGGAGCTGATCCTGACGAAAAAAGCCGATGGGGTGGCTCCAGGCATCGCCTCCATGACTGAACCCCACAAGATCGGGTACGGACAGAGCCTTGATCAGCGGCTCGGAGTCAAATGGAATCCGAATCCTCACAAGCCTTCGCCCGTGGCTATCTTGCCAGGCGGCTGCTTTCTCGTGTCCAAGGAAGTGTTCCAAAAAGTAGGGGGATTTGATCGGGGCTTTCGTGTCTGGGGATTTGAGGATATCGAGTTTTCCATCAAGATGTGGCTCTTTGGCTACACCTGCATGGTACAGCCATCCGTAAAAATCTTGCATCTGTTTCGACAATCGCATCCCTACACCGTCGTACACGAGCACGTTTATTACAATATGCTGAGAATGGCCTACAGTCATTTCAGCGAGTCACGGATTGCAGCTACGAAAAAACTCATCGTCTACGCGAAAGCCTCCGAGATCGATGACGACGTGTTGACTCATGGAGCAGCCGCTCAGCGCATTCGTTACCTCGCCCAGAGAAAATTCGACGACAGCTGGTTCTTCCAGCGGTTCCACATTCCGTTTTAG
- a CDS encoding glycosyltransferase family 2 protein, with product MFPLSLSPLPLVSVITPSYNQGKFIRETIDSILSQDYPHLEHIVVDGGSTDQTLSILQEYAQRDPRFRFISEPDNGQSHAINKGLSMARGEIIGWLNSDDTYLPGAIRKAVHAFQQHPAWGMLHGRGQVIDESGTAYSAYPSEKADARSLYQSCVICQPTAFIRTHVFRQMGGVDERLQFCMDYELWMRISKAYPIGFVAEFLASARIHGACKSATQWHSVGVPEVLKSLAKNYSSIPPGWVSYLPQYRGMGVIDLLRQLKTLRSNSSRITGMNRYRDLWAPPILRITMESDPAAPAQFLLVKGKIPGVPMQLPKAFTLTALVNGMMAKSFTVSKALFALEIPLDPRSLTHRIDISSTSTNTPALPQIDNMRVGGYMAEDVLPLSHEEAIVYRAFRN from the coding sequence GTGTTTCCGTTGTCTCTTTCACCGCTGCCTTTAGTGAGCGTAATTACGCCCTCCTACAATCAAGGAAAGTTCATCCGCGAAACGATAGATAGCATCTTGAGCCAAGACTATCCCCATCTCGAACACATTGTCGTAGACGGGGGGTCCACTGATCAGACCCTTTCTATTTTACAAGAGTATGCGCAGCGAGACCCACGTTTTCGTTTTATATCGGAACCAGATAACGGGCAGTCTCATGCCATCAACAAAGGGCTTTCCATGGCGAGGGGGGAAATCATCGGCTGGCTCAACTCGGACGATACGTATTTGCCTGGGGCCATTCGCAAAGCTGTCCATGCCTTCCAGCAGCATCCTGCCTGGGGCATGCTTCACGGCCGCGGTCAGGTTATCGATGAGTCCGGTACAGCCTACAGTGCTTACCCGTCTGAAAAAGCCGATGCAAGATCCTTGTATCAATCCTGCGTGATCTGCCAGCCAACCGCCTTCATCCGCACGCATGTGTTTCGCCAAATGGGAGGCGTCGATGAAAGACTCCAGTTTTGCATGGACTATGAACTATGGATGCGAATCTCCAAGGCGTACCCAATCGGATTTGTCGCAGAGTTCTTGGCGAGTGCCCGCATCCACGGCGCCTGCAAATCGGCTACGCAGTGGCACTCGGTCGGAGTACCCGAAGTGCTGAAATCTCTCGCAAAGAATTACTCTTCGATTCCCCCAGGCTGGGTGTCCTACCTCCCGCAATACCGAGGCATGGGTGTCATCGATTTGCTGAGGCAGCTCAAGACTCTCCGTTCCAACTCATCCCGCATCACCGGAATGAATCGGTACAGGGATCTTTGGGCTCCCCCTATCCTGCGAATTACCATGGAGTCGGATCCTGCCGCTCCGGCACAATTCCTGCTGGTGAAAGGCAAGATTCCCGGTGTCCCCATGCAGTTGCCAAAGGCGTTTACGCTCACCGCGCTGGTGAACGGGATGATGGCGAAGTCGTTTACCGTCTCAAAAGCCCTCTTTGCCCTGGAAATCCCGCTCGATCCCCGTAGCTTGACGCACCGAATCGATATTTCTTCCACCAGTACGAACACGCCTGCCTTGCCCCAAATCGATAACATGCGTGTTGGCGGCTATATGGCCGAAGACGTGCTGCCCCTCAGTCACGAAGAAGCTATCGTTTATCGAGCCTTTCGCAATTGA
- a CDS encoding peptidoglycan-binding protein: MNRNVTKIAAILSLSVTFTMIGQSAYAATTAFTPLKKGMNNTRVLEVEKMLDALKFDYKLKVDKLYNSYTASNVKKFQKKYKLKQTGVVNLATYNKLKQVYDASKKPVTKPDTSPKPSDQTQTATLKLGSTGERVKELQKMLAALGYKVTSTGSYDESTRFAVMLFQSRNKQTLTGEADSKTYSTISEQYKNNKDQSNSGTTPSKPSTPPSQNNGGQNSGSVQPPSAEVPLPSELTADEKEMVQLVNKERTSKGLAPYQVDMQLTKAARVKAQEMVDKGYFSHTSPTYGSPFQMMESFGINYLAAAENIAQNPSVSGAHQMFMNSSGHKANIMSASYDYVGIAVVHGGPYGKTFVQMFLKK; encoded by the coding sequence ATGAATCGCAATGTTACGAAGATTGCAGCAATCCTTTCCCTGTCCGTCACTTTCACCATGATCGGACAATCAGCATATGCCGCAACGACTGCATTTACTCCTCTGAAAAAGGGCATGAACAATACACGGGTGTTGGAAGTAGAAAAAATGCTCGATGCATTGAAATTTGACTACAAGCTGAAAGTGGACAAGCTGTATAACAGCTATACCGCCTCCAACGTAAAAAAATTCCAGAAAAAGTACAAGCTGAAGCAAACGGGCGTGGTGAATCTCGCTACGTACAACAAGCTGAAGCAGGTCTACGATGCTTCCAAAAAGCCTGTAACCAAACCTGACACCTCCCCCAAGCCAAGTGATCAAACCCAAACAGCCACACTGAAGCTCGGCTCCACTGGCGAACGTGTCAAGGAATTGCAAAAAATGCTCGCTGCTCTCGGCTATAAGGTGACTTCTACCGGATCGTACGATGAATCCACCCGATTTGCCGTGATGCTGTTCCAATCCCGCAATAAGCAAACGTTGACTGGGGAAGCCGACAGCAAGACATACAGTACGATATCAGAACAGTACAAAAACAATAAAGATCAATCGAACTCAGGCACAACTCCGTCCAAGCCATCCACTCCTCCATCGCAAAACAATGGGGGTCAAAACTCTGGATCGGTCCAACCCCCAAGTGCAGAGGTTCCATTGCCATCTGAACTGACAGCAGATGAAAAAGAGATGGTGCAGCTCGTCAACAAGGAACGCACCAGTAAAGGACTGGCTCCTTATCAGGTAGACATGCAGCTGACGAAGGCGGCTCGTGTGAAAGCGCAGGAGATGGTGGATAAAGGTTATTTCAGCCACACGTCCCCTACGTACGGTTCGCCATTTCAAATGATGGAAAGCTTTGGCATCAACTATTTGGCTGCTGCCGAAAACATCGCGCAGAACCCTTCCGTTAGCGGCGCCCATCAGATGTTTATGAATTCTTCGGGACACAAGGCCAACATCATGAGCGCCTCTTATGACTATGTCGGTATCGCTGTCGTCCATGGCGGACCGTACGGGAAAACGTTTGTACAAATGTTCCTGAAAAAATAA